A genomic stretch from Sphingobacterium sp. ML3W includes:
- a CDS encoding peptidase M61 yields the protein MDSDHLNVPTINFEVSFPEVQAHYIDVKMSLKKLNQPYVDLKMPVWSPGSYLIREYAKNVERFKPVDANGNPIPFSKISKNTWRVTTDALDQIDIHYSVYGFEVSVRTNFFDSDHAFIVPTATFLHIEGYLDVPSTIVIVPKETWKSISTGLERLTQHTFHAPNFDVLYDSPIEVGNQDIWKFHAAGVEHECAMVGGGSYDKERLTTDITRIVEEETRIWGSNPNKRYVIITHNYQSGGGGLEHLNSTVLGASRNAYRNEHSYKTYLSLVAHEYFHLWNVKRLRPKALGPFDYDGENYTTGLWIMEGVTSYYDNLIIKRCGFYDEKEYLSLLANDFNIILNRPGHEIQSAAASSFDTWIKYYRPDENAINSAISYYNKGAMLTALLDIKVIAATDGKIKLDDILRAAYEEFFLKLDRGFEEKEFQNLAERIAGTSLDDIFQAAHQDGELDYNAYLNLVGYEIVDTNKDNDTLTLGITTNKTDGVISVATVEKGTGAYDAGLNVRDELIAINNIRLDVKDKEIDFIIQHATDGEILNFLIARDGLVREIPVQIRRNNKKIHEIRPLKDQTFLQELLGKIWMA from the coding sequence ATGGATAGTGACCATTTAAATGTACCCACAATAAACTTTGAGGTATCATTTCCAGAAGTACAAGCTCATTACATTGACGTAAAAATGAGCCTCAAAAAACTCAATCAACCCTATGTTGATCTAAAGATGCCAGTCTGGTCACCAGGTTCTTATTTAATTCGTGAATATGCAAAAAATGTAGAACGATTTAAACCTGTCGATGCCAATGGAAATCCCATTCCTTTCAGCAAAATATCAAAGAATACCTGGCGCGTTACGACAGATGCACTAGATCAGATCGATATTCACTATTCGGTATATGGCTTTGAGGTCTCTGTCCGTACAAATTTTTTCGACAGCGACCACGCATTTATCGTCCCAACAGCAACATTTCTACATATTGAAGGTTATCTTGATGTCCCTTCGACTATCGTTATTGTGCCAAAAGAAACCTGGAAAAGTATATCAACAGGACTTGAACGGTTGACACAACATACCTTTCATGCGCCCAACTTCGACGTTTTATATGACAGTCCGATTGAAGTAGGTAACCAGGATATTTGGAAGTTTCATGCTGCAGGAGTAGAACATGAGTGTGCGATGGTGGGTGGTGGCTCTTATGACAAAGAGCGTCTTACCACAGATATTACACGTATTGTAGAAGAAGAAACCCGTATTTGGGGATCAAATCCCAACAAACGATATGTCATTATCACACACAACTACCAATCTGGTGGTGGCGGTCTTGAACACCTCAACTCCACTGTACTGGGAGCTTCGAGAAATGCCTATCGCAATGAACACAGCTACAAAACATATCTGAGCCTCGTAGCCCATGAATATTTCCACCTATGGAATGTAAAACGACTTCGCCCAAAAGCATTGGGTCCATTTGATTACGATGGGGAGAACTATACTACAGGATTATGGATTATGGAAGGGGTTACCTCTTATTATGACAATTTAATCATCAAACGCTGTGGGTTCTATGATGAAAAAGAATACCTTTCATTATTGGCCAATGATTTTAATATTATATTGAACCGTCCAGGACATGAGATACAGTCTGCTGCTGCATCAAGCTTCGATACGTGGATCAAATATTATAGACCAGATGAAAATGCCATTAATTCGGCCATTTCTTATTATAACAAAGGGGCTATGCTTACTGCTCTGCTTGATATCAAAGTAATAGCTGCTACAGATGGAAAAATAAAATTAGACGACATCCTCCGTGCTGCTTATGAAGAATTTTTCTTAAAACTTGACCGTGGCTTTGAAGAAAAAGAGTTTCAGAACCTAGCGGAGCGTATTGCTGGCACCTCGCTGGATGATATATTTCAGGCTGCGCATCAGGATGGCGAACTCGATTACAACGCTTATTTGAATTTGGTAGGATATGAAATTGTGGATACCAACAAAGATAACGATACATTAACCTTGGGTATCACAACTAACAAAACAGATGGTGTAATCAGTGTTGCAACTGTTGAAAAAGGGACGGGTGCCTACGATGCGGGTTTAAACGTCAGGGATGAATTAATTGCAATCAATAATATCAGACTTGATGTAAAAGACAAGGAGATTGATTTTATCATCCAACATGCTACTGATGGTGAAATATTGAATTTCCTTATTGCAAGAGATGGCCTGGTTCGAGAGATACCGGTACAGATCAGAAGAAATAACAAGAAGATTCATGAAATCCGTCCACTTAAAGATCAAACGTTCCTGCAGGAACTCTTGGGAAAAATCTGGATGGCTTGA
- a CDS encoding long-chain fatty acid--CoA ligase — protein MGRIFDFITLYKEKYAKDIMVAGRDSSGNWKTYSTKEYTDAIDSLSRALLKLELKKGDRVGIMSGNRPEWNLVDFACNQIGLATVPLYPTLSTQDLSFIVNDSDVKVLFVSNKDLTVRIEQAIKEHGIQPQVYTFDQIENHTPLTELIGSAKEDTTELSSHRDGVTEDDLLTLIYTSGTTGRPKGVYLSHKNVYSNVTACNYLIREDFKTALSFLPLCHIFERMVVYMYYSKGIQIYFSETLDNVVADINDVKPDVFTTVPRVLEKVYDKIIEKGKALTGIKKKLFFWAVDLGLKFQEPGKNGMLYSIKLGIARKLIFSKWQEALGGNIKIIVSGGAALQERLARIFWAADLKVLEGYGLTETSPVIAVNSYLPNGLKFGTVGKPLKNLEVKIASDGEILVKGPSITTGYYQNEEATKEAFDENGFFKTGDIGEITTDGFLKITDRKKEMFKTAGGKYIAPQSIENKLMESTLIGQVMVIGENRKFPSALIIPAFDILSKWAAQKGISSSSNEELIKNSEVIQKYQEEINRLSGNFGHWEIVKKFILLPKEWSINEGQLTPKLSLKRKVILKENEAAIDKLYVEQNQE, from the coding sequence ATGGGCAGAATTTTTGACTTTATAACCTTATATAAAGAAAAATACGCAAAGGACATTATGGTGGCGGGCAGAGACTCCAGTGGCAACTGGAAAACTTACTCCACCAAAGAATATACGGATGCAATTGATTCCTTGAGTAGGGCTCTATTGAAATTGGAGCTTAAGAAAGGGGATCGTGTCGGAATAATGTCCGGTAATAGACCGGAATGGAACTTGGTTGATTTTGCCTGCAATCAGATAGGACTTGCAACGGTTCCCCTTTATCCTACATTATCTACACAAGATCTTTCATTCATTGTGAACGATTCCGATGTTAAAGTGTTATTTGTAAGCAACAAAGACCTGACTGTCCGTATTGAGCAGGCGATCAAAGAACATGGCATCCAACCGCAGGTATATACCTTTGATCAGATTGAAAACCATACCCCTTTGACCGAGTTAATTGGGAGTGCAAAAGAAGATACGACCGAACTGTCCTCCCATCGCGATGGCGTTACCGAAGATGATCTATTAACCTTGATTTATACCTCGGGCACGACAGGCCGTCCCAAAGGTGTTTACCTCTCACATAAAAATGTCTATAGCAATGTCACCGCCTGTAATTATTTGATACGGGAGGATTTCAAAACTGCACTTAGTTTTCTTCCGTTATGTCATATTTTCGAACGCATGGTTGTGTATATGTATTATTCAAAGGGGATCCAAATTTACTTTTCAGAAACCCTGGATAATGTCGTTGCCGATATTAACGATGTAAAACCAGATGTCTTTACGACAGTGCCACGTGTACTGGAAAAAGTCTACGACAAAATCATTGAAAAAGGTAAGGCACTGACCGGTATTAAAAAGAAGCTATTCTTCTGGGCAGTAGACTTAGGGCTAAAATTCCAGGAGCCAGGCAAAAACGGCATGCTCTATTCGATTAAACTGGGTATTGCCCGTAAATTGATCTTTTCCAAATGGCAGGAAGCATTAGGAGGTAATATTAAAATTATCGTATCAGGTGGTGCGGCTCTTCAAGAGCGCTTAGCGCGTATATTTTGGGCTGCGGACCTTAAGGTACTTGAAGGATATGGATTGACGGAAACTTCTCCTGTTATTGCGGTAAACTCTTATTTACCAAATGGATTGAAATTTGGAACAGTCGGAAAACCGCTTAAAAACCTTGAAGTAAAAATTGCATCAGATGGTGAGATCCTAGTGAAAGGCCCTAGTATCACAACAGGCTATTATCAAAACGAGGAGGCCACTAAAGAAGCTTTCGATGAAAATGGTTTCTTCAAAACCGGAGATATTGGCGAAATTACGACGGATGGCTTCTTAAAGATCACTGATCGAAAGAAGGAGATGTTTAAAACAGCTGGCGGAAAATACATTGCACCGCAGTCCATTGAAAACAAGTTAATGGAATCAACCTTGATCGGCCAGGTGATGGTAATCGGCGAAAATCGCAAATTTCCAAGTGCATTAATCATACCTGCTTTTGATATCCTTTCAAAATGGGCTGCTCAAAAAGGAATATCCAGTAGTTCAAATGAAGAACTTATCAAAAATTCCGAAGTTATTCAGAAATACCAAGAGGAAATAAACCGATTATCAGGTAACTTTGGCCATTGGGAGATTGTCAAGAAATTTATTCTTTTACCAAAAGAATGGTCAATAAATGAAGGTCAATTGACGCCAAAATTGAGTTTGAAACGAAAAGTTATTTTAAAAGAGAATGAAGCTGCCATCGACAAATTGTATGTAGAGCAGAATCAAGAATAA
- a CDS encoding YihY/virulence factor BrkB family protein translates to MKHVTLKDLFTFGYWKNIWQVMIDAFNGFNDDKCMKKSASLAYYTIFSIGPLLMIVIWCIGFFYGEHLQSGSSAQDEVLDEVTILFGQGVTEQIKSYLQKITFENKSNMGITIGIVTLILSSTTLFVDIQDSINNIWKVKPKPKKGWLKLIINRLISFSIVIALGFLLIASLMINGVIVAVTNLVMTYFPIIPIALISWVNTGITFSVIVILFGFIFSFLPDAKVKFRDMLGGAIFTGLLFMLGRYGISIYLNLSSTASFYGAAGSIIIMLLWIYYSAAILYFGAEFTKFYAIKFGAGIVPSAFAVAIEQTEKVKKMGSDAEAHIGDTIQVSK, encoded by the coding sequence ATGAAGCACGTTACACTAAAAGATCTATTTACATTCGGATACTGGAAAAATATTTGGCAGGTCATGATTGATGCCTTCAACGGGTTCAATGATGACAAGTGCATGAAAAAAAGTGCTTCGCTAGCCTATTATACGATTTTTTCGATCGGTCCGTTGCTAATGATCGTCATCTGGTGTATCGGTTTCTTTTATGGTGAACATCTCCAAAGTGGTTCTTCTGCGCAAGATGAAGTACTGGACGAAGTTACGATACTTTTTGGGCAAGGTGTGACCGAACAGATTAAATCTTATCTCCAGAAAATTACTTTTGAAAACAAATCCAATATGGGGATCACAATCGGTATTGTCACATTGATCCTTTCCTCTACGACTTTATTTGTCGATATCCAGGATTCAATAAACAACATCTGGAAAGTTAAGCCTAAGCCTAAGAAAGGCTGGCTAAAATTAATCATCAATAGGCTCATCTCCTTTTCCATCGTTATTGCTTTAGGCTTCTTATTAATTGCTTCATTGATGATAAATGGAGTTATTGTCGCGGTCACCAACCTGGTCATGACCTATTTCCCCATTATTCCAATTGCCCTGATATCTTGGGTCAATACTGGTATTACGTTTTCTGTCATTGTGATACTGTTTGGATTTATCTTCTCATTCTTACCAGATGCCAAGGTGAAATTCCGCGATATGCTCGGCGGGGCTATTTTCACTGGGCTTCTTTTTATGCTGGGTCGCTACGGAATTTCGATTTACCTCAACCTCTCTTCCACGGCGAGCTTTTACGGTGCAGCAGGTTCTATCATCATCATGTTATTGTGGATCTATTATTCCGCTGCAATACTTTACTTCGGAGCTGAGTTCACCAAGTTTTATGCGATCAAATTTGGGGCGGGGATTGTTCCGTCCGCATTTGCTGTTGCCATTGAACAAACAGAAAAAGTCAAGAAAATGGGTTCTGATGCTGAAGCCCACATCGGAGATACGATTCAAGTCTCAAAGTAA
- a CDS encoding WbqC family protein, with product MESQLLLPACYLPPISYFHTIQENNLPVVIEKYEHFQKQSYRTRARIASANGVQDLIVPIQHGNKERVPMKDIRISYEFDWQRLHWLSIQTAYRSSAYFEYYEDDFSRFYREKFDYLLDFNVAQLELILKSIKLKRTVSFTEEYTVNDAEAIDYREIIHPKKESILVAPKEYYQVFLDKNGFYPDLSIIDLLFNQGPQSKSYL from the coding sequence ATGGAATCGCAGTTATTACTTCCAGCATGTTATCTTCCGCCGATATCTTATTTTCATACCATTCAGGAGAATAATCTCCCGGTTGTAATCGAAAAATATGAACATTTTCAAAAACAGAGCTATCGTACACGGGCACGCATTGCTTCTGCCAATGGGGTACAGGATTTAATAGTTCCAATCCAACATGGTAATAAGGAACGCGTCCCGATGAAAGATATCCGGATCAGTTATGAATTTGACTGGCAGCGTTTACATTGGTTGAGTATTCAGACCGCTTATCGGAGTTCCGCATATTTCGAATATTATGAAGATGATTTTAGTCGTTTTTATCGAGAAAAATTCGATTATCTCTTGGACTTTAACGTTGCACAGTTGGAGCTGATACTAAAATCAATTAAGCTAAAAAGAACAGTTTCCTTTACAGAGGAATATACGGTCAATGATGCGGAGGCAATCGATTATCGGGAAATCATACATCCGAAAAAGGAAAGCATACTGGTTGCTCCCAAAGAGTACTATCAGGTTTTTTTGGACAAAAATGGTTTCTATCCAGATTTGAGTATTATCGATCTTTTGTTTAATCAAGGTCCACAATCCAAAAGTTATCTTTAA
- a CDS encoding lysophospholipid acyltransferase family protein, which produces MKQNALNALIYVISLLPYWFLYLISDGLYYILYYIIGYRKGIVFQNLENAFPEKTEAERLVIAKKFYRFFPDLLVESIKLKTISAKEVKRKMTLENEEELTRHLADGKNVIGVTSHYANWELGIHRLSLITDFPTLIVYKPLNNKDIDTVYNSMRGRFGAEMVPMKQILRHIVKLKGQPNVSMLVADQTPLYSDSDYFINWLNQETLVYTGAERLSRISKAPVVFCYIGRKAKRGQYFCKFTTLVEDPSEFAEHEITDLHNRFAEQMIRENPEYWLWSHNRWKRKRRK; this is translated from the coding sequence ATGAAACAAAACGCGTTAAACGCATTAATCTATGTCATCTCTCTTCTCCCCTATTGGTTTCTATATTTGATTTCCGATGGGCTTTATTATATCCTCTATTATATTATTGGGTATAGAAAGGGTATCGTATTCCAAAATTTAGAAAACGCTTTTCCCGAAAAAACCGAGGCTGAAAGACTAGTAATCGCAAAAAAATTCTACCGCTTTTTTCCGGATCTACTTGTAGAATCCATTAAGCTAAAAACGATTTCAGCCAAAGAAGTCAAGCGGAAAATGACTTTAGAAAATGAAGAGGAACTAACGCGCCATCTTGCTGACGGGAAAAATGTGATTGGGGTAACCTCGCATTATGCCAACTGGGAACTCGGGATACACCGTCTGAGTTTGATCACTGATTTTCCAACATTGATTGTTTACAAACCGTTAAACAACAAGGACATTGATACAGTCTATAATTCGATGCGTGGTCGTTTTGGCGCAGAAATGGTTCCAATGAAACAAATTCTCCGACATATTGTAAAATTGAAAGGGCAGCCCAATGTCAGTATGTTGGTCGCTGATCAGACCCCACTATATTCCGACTCTGATTATTTTATCAATTGGTTGAATCAGGAAACATTAGTCTATACGGGAGCTGAACGGCTATCAAGAATAAGCAAAGCCCCCGTTGTATTTTGTTATATTGGCCGAAAAGCAAAAAGAGGACAATACTTCTGCAAGTTTACTACCCTGGTAGAAGACCCTTCCGAATTTGCCGAACATGAAATAACTGATTTACACAATCGCTTTGCGGAGCAAATGATTCGTGAAAATCCCGAATATTGGCTTTGGTCACATAATCGCTGGAAAAGGAAACGTAGAAAATGA
- a CDS encoding glycosyltransferase family 2 protein, with protein sequence MSKLPKVAVVILNWNGRFFLEKFLPSVYNSSYPNIEFVIGDNASDDDSILFVKQYYPTITILENDKNYGFAGGYNKVLERVDADYYVLLNSDVEVSQNWIEPVIAYMERNPGIAAAQPKILSFHNKDKFEHAGAAGGYLDYFGFPFCKGRILHEVEEDHDQYNQESEIFWASGAALFIREKAWKEANGLDEDFFAHMEEIDLCWRLKKMGYGIGYCPTSVVYHVGGGTLNASNPKKTYLNFRNNLVMLQKNLPLSKAIWIIFLRLWFDLAALMKFLIDRKPKDAWAISRAHQYFFLNIFKNARKRKKYTAIENQTGQYNNSIIIDFYTNNKHKFSQLNPKDFK encoded by the coding sequence ATGAGTAAATTACCAAAAGTAGCTGTTGTCATATTGAACTGGAATGGTCGTTTCTTCCTGGAGAAATTCTTACCTTCCGTCTACAACAGTTCTTATCCAAATATTGAATTCGTCATCGGTGACAATGCATCGGATGATGATTCTATTCTATTCGTCAAGCAGTACTATCCCACCATTACCATTCTTGAAAACGACAAGAATTATGGATTTGCTGGTGGTTACAACAAAGTCCTTGAACGTGTAGATGCGGATTATTATGTCTTGTTAAATTCAGATGTAGAAGTCAGCCAAAACTGGATAGAGCCTGTTATTGCTTATATGGAGCGCAATCCCGGTATTGCTGCCGCACAACCCAAGATCCTATCCTTTCATAATAAAGATAAATTTGAGCATGCTGGTGCCGCTGGAGGATACTTGGACTATTTCGGTTTTCCGTTTTGTAAAGGAAGGATTTTACACGAAGTTGAGGAAGACCATGACCAGTATAATCAGGAATCTGAGATTTTCTGGGCATCGGGAGCCGCGCTTTTTATCCGAGAAAAAGCCTGGAAAGAAGCGAACGGCCTAGACGAAGATTTCTTTGCTCATATGGAGGAAATTGATCTATGCTGGCGATTGAAAAAGATGGGCTATGGTATAGGTTACTGTCCAACGTCCGTTGTCTATCATGTAGGCGGCGGGACATTAAATGCCAGCAACCCTAAGAAGACCTACCTAAATTTCAGGAATAATCTCGTTATGTTGCAAAAGAACCTACCTTTGAGTAAAGCAATTTGGATAATTTTCCTACGCCTTTGGTTCGATTTAGCAGCATTGATGAAGTTTCTAATTGACCGCAAACCGAAAGATGCGTGGGCGATCAGTCGCGCACATCAGTATTTCTTCCTAAATATTTTTAAAAATGCTAGAAAACGAAAGAAATATACGGCAATAGAAAATCAGACAGGACAATATAATAATTCAATTATTATTGATTTTTACACGAATAATAAACATAAATTTTCGCAATTGAATCCAAAGGATTTCAAATAA
- the ligA gene encoding NAD-dependent DNA ligase LigA has protein sequence MLAMDIEKKIKDLTAELNHYNYQYYVLANSLISDYDFDLKLKELEALERQYPEFADPNSPTQRVGGDITSKFKTEKHRWPMLSLGNTYSQEELFDFDQRIRKIIGDQFEYVCELKFDGLSISLTYENGVLSKAVTRGDGTQGDVVTSNVKTIRSIPIRLKESDYPQQFEIRGEIFMHKSAFLRLNKEREDNEEQTYANPRNFASGTIKLQDSAEVAKRPLDCFLYFLYCDNRTNLFHDHWNSLEQVKNWGFPVCEHTKKCSTLADVFEFIDYWDIERHNLGYEIDGIVIKVNDYAQQEDLGFTAKNPRWAISYKFKAERVETTLNTISYQVGRTGAVTPVANLQPVLLAGTTVKRASLHNANEIARLDLHQGDTVYVEKGGEIIPKIIAVNLEKRLADTTAFIYPDSCPECGTTLIRQEGEAVHYCPNETGCPPQIVGKMQHFIGRKMMDIEGMGDETVETFFKKGLLHNIVDIYGLKNHQEDLQQLERFGQKSIDNMLAGIEKSKEKPFEKVLFSLGIRHVGETIAKKLAQHFKNIDALAQASTEEIEGVQDIGRRIAESVKEYLDNPIHQQQLISLKHYGLNLEIEEREIILASESLSGKTFLISGVFADYSREQLAELIESNGGKMLSSISAKLNYLVAGDKMGPSKLAKAEKLGVPMINEKDLLDLIHSK, from the coding sequence ATGTTGGCGATGGATATTGAAAAAAAGATAAAAGACTTAACAGCAGAACTTAATCATTATAACTATCAATACTATGTATTGGCGAATAGTCTTATATCAGATTATGACTTCGATCTCAAGTTAAAGGAACTCGAAGCACTGGAACGTCAATATCCAGAATTTGCTGATCCGAACTCACCTACACAACGCGTAGGTGGAGATATCACATCTAAATTTAAAACGGAAAAACATCGTTGGCCCATGCTTTCTTTGGGCAATACTTACAGCCAGGAAGAACTGTTTGACTTTGATCAGCGAATCCGCAAGATCATAGGCGATCAGTTTGAGTATGTCTGTGAATTAAAATTTGACGGCCTTTCTATCAGCCTCACCTATGAAAACGGAGTACTGAGCAAAGCAGTTACCCGTGGCGATGGAACACAGGGCGATGTCGTGACAAGTAATGTCAAAACCATTCGCTCCATTCCAATCAGACTCAAAGAGAGCGACTACCCGCAACAGTTTGAAATTCGTGGGGAGATATTTATGCATAAATCCGCTTTTTTACGTCTGAACAAGGAACGGGAAGATAATGAAGAACAGACTTATGCCAATCCGCGCAATTTCGCTTCGGGGACAATAAAACTTCAGGATTCAGCGGAGGTTGCCAAAAGGCCCTTGGATTGTTTTCTATACTTCTTGTATTGTGACAATAGAACCAATTTATTTCACGATCATTGGAACAGCCTGGAACAAGTGAAAAACTGGGGCTTTCCTGTCTGTGAACATACAAAAAAATGTAGTACACTGGCTGATGTCTTTGAATTCATTGACTATTGGGATATTGAACGACATAACCTTGGATACGAAATCGACGGCATCGTTATCAAAGTAAATGATTATGCCCAACAGGAAGATCTCGGTTTTACGGCCAAGAACCCAAGATGGGCAATATCTTATAAATTCAAAGCTGAACGTGTTGAGACAACACTCAATACTATTAGCTATCAGGTAGGACGTACCGGAGCGGTCACTCCTGTTGCTAACCTTCAACCTGTATTGTTAGCAGGGACCACAGTCAAACGTGCTTCACTGCACAATGCCAATGAAATTGCACGATTAGATTTACATCAAGGTGATACCGTCTATGTAGAAAAAGGTGGAGAAATCATTCCAAAAATCATTGCTGTGAACCTTGAAAAGAGATTAGCAGATACGACAGCCTTTATTTATCCGGACAGCTGTCCAGAATGTGGTACCACATTAATTAGACAGGAAGGTGAAGCTGTTCACTACTGCCCGAATGAAACAGGATGCCCTCCACAGATTGTCGGCAAAATGCAGCATTTTATCGGCCGTAAAATGATGGATATCGAGGGAATGGGCGATGAAACGGTAGAGACCTTTTTCAAAAAAGGTCTATTGCATAATATCGTAGACATCTACGGTCTAAAGAACCATCAAGAAGACTTACAACAACTCGAGCGCTTTGGTCAGAAATCCATAGACAATATGCTTGCGGGCATTGAGAAATCAAAAGAGAAACCTTTTGAGAAAGTATTATTCTCTTTGGGCATACGGCATGTTGGCGAAACAATCGCAAAAAAACTAGCACAACATTTCAAGAACATCGATGCCCTTGCTCAGGCTTCAACAGAGGAAATTGAAGGGGTTCAAGATATCGGACGCCGTATCGCGGAGAGTGTCAAAGAATATTTAGACAACCCTATTCATCAGCAACAGCTCATCAGCCTAAAACATTATGGCTTAAATTTGGAGATTGAAGAAAGGGAAATCATTCTGGCCAGCGAAAGTCTCAGCGGAAAGACCTTTTTGATTTCAGGTGTATTTGCGGATTATTCCAGAGAGCAGCTCGCAGAGCTGATTGAGAGCAACGGTGGCAAGATGCTTTCTTCCATTTCCGCAAAGTTGAATTATCTCGTTGCGGGGGATAAAATGGGACCATCTAAATTAGCGAAGGCGGAAAAATTGGGTGTCCCGATGATTAATGAGAAGGATCTCTTAGACCTTATTCATTCCAAATAG
- the dapA gene encoding 4-hydroxy-tetrahydrodipicolinate synthase, with the protein MNELHGAGVALVTPFNSDESVDFEALGQLIDLQINEGMDYLVSLGTTGEVATLTKEERKRIWDFTVKRVNGRLPLVAGIGGNNTAEIVEQIKAFDPTGFCAILSVSPYYNKPTQEGIYQHYKAIAQVSPLPIILYNVPGRTGSNMTSQTTLRLANDFSNIVAIKEASGNFAQFSEILRDKPVDFLLISGDDPVTLPMMALGAAGIISVVGNAFPKRVATLAKLCAEGNYHEARAIHNDLLQITDLCFVEGNPAGVKYILKKLGIGNDTLRLPLVGISEKTQLAIAEEMCKLN; encoded by the coding sequence ATGAACGAGCTTCACGGCGCAGGAGTAGCATTGGTCACTCCTTTTAACTCAGATGAATCTGTTGATTTCGAGGCATTAGGTCAACTCATTGACTTGCAAATCAACGAGGGTATGGATTATTTGGTTTCTTTAGGTACAACTGGAGAAGTTGCCACATTAACTAAAGAAGAACGAAAGCGTATCTGGGATTTCACTGTCAAGCGCGTGAACGGTAGACTTCCTTTGGTTGCTGGCATCGGTGGTAACAATACCGCAGAGATTGTAGAACAGATCAAAGCTTTCGATCCGACTGGTTTTTGTGCCATTTTATCTGTGTCACCTTATTATAACAAACCGACACAGGAAGGAATTTATCAGCATTATAAGGCTATTGCGCAAGTTTCCCCTTTACCTATTATATTATATAATGTACCGGGCCGTACAGGTAGCAATATGACTTCACAAACGACATTACGTTTGGCGAATGATTTTTCAAATATTGTTGCAATAAAAGAAGCTTCTGGCAATTTTGCTCAATTCAGCGAAATCTTACGGGACAAACCGGTAGATTTTCTATTGATCTCCGGAGATGATCCGGTGACATTACCTATGATGGCACTCGGTGCTGCTGGCATTATCTCTGTTGTTGGAAATGCATTTCCAAAACGCGTTGCCACGCTTGCAAAATTATGTGCAGAGGGCAATTATCATGAAGCAAGAGCAATACATAACGATTTACTCCAGATAACAGATCTTTGTTTTGTGGAAGGAAATCCTGCCGGCGTCAAATATATTCTTAAAAAATTAGGCATCGGTAACGACACTTTACGCCTTCCATTGGTAGGTATCAGTGAAAAAACACAATTAGCAATAGCAGAAGAAATGTGCAAATTAAACTAA
- the rpsF gene encoding 30S ribosomal protein S6, translating into MQQYESVIVLTPLLSEDAAKEVIAKFKTILTEGGAEIVAEDNWGLKKLAYPIQKKSTGFYHLTEFKAPGELINKLEVEYKRDERIMRFLTVSLDKHARAYNEKKRSGAFNKKAETKTEEGAN; encoded by the coding sequence ATGCAACAGTACGAATCTGTAATCGTTCTTACCCCGTTGCTTTCTGAAGATGCTGCGAAAGAAGTAATCGCAAAATTCAAAACCATCTTAACAGAAGGCGGAGCCGAGATTGTCGCTGAAGACAATTGGGGTTTGAAAAAATTAGCGTATCCAATCCAGAAAAAATCTACTGGATTTTATCACTTAACTGAATTCAAGGCTCCAGGTGAATTAATCAACAAATTAGAGGTTGAATACAAACGTGATGAGCGCATTATGCGTTTCTTGACTGTAAGTTTAGACAAACATGCTAGAGCTTACAACGAGAAAAAACGTAGCGGTGCATTCAACAAAAAAGCTGAAACTAAAACTGAGGAGGGCGCAAACTAA
- the rpsR gene encoding 30S ribosomal protein S18 codes for MANENIQYVTAPKVEDNRKKYCRFKKNGIKYIDYKDANFLMKFVNDQGKILPRRLTGTSLKFQRKVAQAVKRARHIGLLPYLADAIK; via the coding sequence ATGGCTAACGAAAATATCCAATACGTAACTGCTCCTAAAGTAGAGGACAACCGTAAAAAATACTGTCGTTTCAAAAAGAATGGTATCAAATATATCGATTATAAAGATGCTAACTTCTTGATGAAATTTGTAAATGATCAAGGTAAAATCTTACCTCGTCGTTTAACTGGTACATCTTTGAAATTTCAACGTAAAGTAGCTCAAGCTGTTAAACGTGCTCGTCACATCGGTTTGTTACCTTACTTAGCTGATGCAATTAAATAA